In one Nicotiana sylvestris chromosome 8, ASM39365v2, whole genome shotgun sequence genomic region, the following are encoded:
- the LOC104245530 gene encoding uncharacterized protein, with protein MLTEFFLMNRENKYAKNLNLLYREFSEYFVWSSTDKTWTRRQRGNAIGRIVTCHPTEEERYYLRLLLMNVRGPKSYEDLRTVNGLCCTTFREAAERRGLLFCDNNLVECMSEAVSYQMLSNLRQLYAMLLIYCNPTNPRELWEKFETPMSEDFKRNLNIDAREIPYKVLNHINNILHSMGRNINEFELILEVIKPYAIAKEAKYVDFERNIIVSDEDLLLKNKLNIEQRRAYNMILDRIFSNRPGAFFIDGPGGTGKSFLYHALLATVRHKGFIALATASSGIAASLLPGGRTAHSRFKIPIDVNENFSYIISKQSSLASLIRDAKLIVWDKISMAKKQTVEAFDLLLRDLMETNILFGGKVVVFSGDFRQTLPVVRSGKKEDFICESLLCSEIWNQLEKLQLSENIRAKTDPVFCEYLMRIGDGKEQQNDCGKIEIPHSLIIPYTSEKESLNLLFRVTYPHLYKCHSNASFITSRVILTTKNDFVDEINDMLLAQFPTTEKVYIATDETTDPKDQSEYEDFLHILNPAGLPPYKLSLKKNCPNMLLRNLNPSESLCNGTRMLQLQINSNMGERLTINAITPKTEEWTYKIQVVDKGRPKDNKEKIKKYQLMTLQDEEKNQVQAIKFNADITHFEDLFDPFHTYLVSVAQVKESSYLYGNPINKFTWTIDRSPIVEPIEKVTPP; from the exons ATGTTAACTGAGTTCTTTTTAATGAATAGAGAAAACAAATATGCTAAGAACCTGAATTTATTATATCGAGAATTTTCCGAATACTTTGTATGGTCATCAACAGATAAAACATGGACACGCCGTCAACGAGGAAATGCTATTGGTCGCATTGTGACATGTCATCCAACCGAAGAAGAAAGATACTATCTTAGACTACTTCTAATGAATGTAAGAGGACCAAAATCATATGAAGATTTGCGAACAGTAAATGGACTATGTTGTACCACATTTAGAGAAGCTGCAGAAAGAAGAGGATTACTATTTTGTGATAATAATTTGGTAGAATGCATGTCTGAAGCTGTAAGTTACCAAATGCTATCCAATTTAAGACAATTATATGCTATGTTATTGATCTATTGTAATCCAACTAATCCAAgagaattatgggaaaaatttgaaacCCCAATGTCTGAAGATTTCAAAAGAAATCTGAATATAGATGCAAGGGAAATTCCTTACAAAGTGTTAAACCATATTAATAATATTCTTCATTCAATGGGGCGTAATATTAATGAATTTGAACTAATTTTAGAAGTGATAAAGCCATATGCAATAGCGAAAGAAGCTAAATATGTTGATTTCGAGAGAAATATCATTGTTAGTGATGAAGATTTACTGTTGAAAAACAAATTAAATATTGAACAAAGAAGagcttacaatatgattctcgaTAGAATATTTTCAAATAGACCAGGGGCATTCTTTATTGACGGTCCCGGTGGGACTGGTAAAAGTTTTTTATATCATGCTTTATTAGCTACTGTGAGACACAAAGGATTCATAGCTTTAGCAACTGCAAGTTCCGGTATTGCAGCTTCACTTCTTCCTGGAGGTCGAACTGCTCATTCTCGCTTTAAAATTCCTATTGATGTCAATGAGAACTTCAGCTACATTATTAGTAAACAAAGCTCATTAGCGTCTTTAATACGAGATGCAAAACTAATTGTATGGGATAAAATTTCAATGGCCAAAAAGCAAACGGTGGAAGCATTTGATTTGCTTTTAAGAGATCTAATGGAAACAAATATACTATTTGGAGGAAAGGTAGTTGTCTTTAGTGGTGATTTTAGACAAACTCTTCCCGTAGTTCGTAGTGGCAAAAAGGAAGATTTTATTTGTGAAAGTTTATTGTGCTCTGAAATTTGGAATCAACTTGAAAAATTACAACTATCTGAGAATATACGTGCTAAAACAGATCCTGTCTTTTGTGAATATTTAATGAGAATTGGTGATGGAAAAGAACAACAAAATGACTGTGGAAAAATTGAAATTCCTCATTCCCTCATTATTCCTTATACTTCTGAAAAAGAATCCTTGAATTTGCTCTTCCGAGTTACTTATCCTCATTTATACAAATGTCATTCAAATGCTTCCTTTATTACTTCTCGTGTTATTCTAACAACCAAAAATGATTTTGTTGATGAAATAAATGACATGCTGCTTGCTCAATTTCCAACTACTGAAAAAGTTTACATTGCTACTGATGAGACAACTGATCCAAAAGATCAGAGTGAGTACGAAGATTTTTTGCACATTTTAAATCCTGCAGGTCTACCTCCTTATAAATTATCTTTGAAGAAAAATTGCCCCAATATGTTATTAAGAAATCTAAATCCCAGTGAAAGTTTATGCAATGGAACACG CATGTTGCAATTGCAGATTAATTCCAATATGGGTGAAAGGTTAACTATCAATGCAATCACTCCCAAAACGGAAGAATGGACCTATAAGATCCAAGTAGTTGATAAAGGTCGTCCCAAAGACAACaaagagaaaatcaaaaaatatcaacTCATGACATTACAGGATGAAGAG AAAAATCAAGtccaagcaatcaagttcaatgCTGATATAACACATTTTGAAGATTTATTTGATCCTTTCCATACTTACTTGGTGTCAGTTGCACAAGTGAAGGAGTCATCTTATTTGTATGGAAATCCAATTAACAAATTCACTTGGACAATTGATAGAAGCCCCATTGTCGAGCCAATTGAAAAGGTCACTCCTCCATAG